The Pseudomonas azadiae genome contains a region encoding:
- a CDS encoding glucose/quinate/shikimate family membrane-bound PQQ-dependent dehydrogenase, giving the protein MSADGASSPSRLLPRLLGVLLLIMGLALLAGGIKLTMLGGSLYYLLAGIGITLTGILLLATRRAALGLYAVVLFASTVWALWEVGLDWWQLVPRLALLFALGIVMLLPWFRRPLLRGQPAPLGTGALSVAVVLAGAAAIASQFTNPGEIKGQLDRDAVPGMASAAPAQADGDWNSYGRSAYGDRYSPLAQITPENAHKLVPAWTYRTGDIPGPNDPGETTAENTPLKVNGMLYVCTPHSQVIALDPDTGKEIWRFDPKISSQGAENFKGWAHMTCRGVSYHDDAVYASSLSPTGSASPAAAPTACPKRIFVPTADTRLIALNADTGKMCEDFGDKGQVDLRANIGSFAPGGYYSTSPPAVTKDLVVIGGHVTDNVSIDEPSGVIRAFDVHTGKLVWNWDSGNPDDTTPLAEGKTYTRNSPNMWSMFAVDEKLGMLYLPMGNQMPDQYGGDRTDDSEKYAAGLTALDINSGHVKWTFQFTHHDLWDMDVGGQPSLIDIKTQAGVKQAVMASTKQGSIYVLDRATGQPVVPIHEVAVPQGAVAGDRTSPTQPKSDLNFMPPPLKERDMWGVTPFDQMLCRIDFKSLRYDGPFTPPSLQGSIVYPGNFGVFDWGGISVDPVRQIAFVNPSYMAFKSKLIPAADIAKQGPRVSETEGVQPNKGAPYGVILEAMLSPMGLPCQAPAWGYVAAVDLTTHKTIWMHKNGTVRDSSPVPIPLSMGVPSLGGTFTTAGGVSFLSGTLDQYLRAYDVKNGKQLWEGRLPAGAQTTPMTYTGKDGKQYVLVMAGGHGSLGTKQGDYVMAFKLPD; this is encoded by the coding sequence ATGAGCGCTGACGGTGCTTCGAGCCCAAGCCGCCTGCTGCCCAGGCTGCTAGGTGTCTTGCTGCTGATCATGGGCCTGGCCTTGCTGGCCGGGGGTATCAAGCTGACGATGCTCGGCGGGTCGCTGTATTACCTGCTGGCCGGTATCGGCATCACCTTGACCGGCATTCTGCTGCTGGCCACCCGCCGCGCCGCGCTGGGCCTGTACGCAGTGGTGCTGTTCGCCAGTACCGTGTGGGCTCTGTGGGAAGTGGGCCTGGACTGGTGGCAGTTGGTGCCGCGCCTGGCACTGCTGTTTGCCCTCGGCATCGTCATGCTGCTTCCATGGTTTCGCCGTCCGTTGCTGCGTGGCCAGCCTGCCCCGCTGGGCACTGGCGCGCTGAGCGTGGCCGTGGTGCTGGCGGGTGCCGCTGCCATTGCCAGCCAATTCACCAACCCGGGTGAGATCAAAGGCCAACTGGACCGCGACGCGGTGCCGGGCATGGCCAGCGCCGCCCCGGCACAGGCTGATGGCGACTGGAATTCCTATGGCCGTTCGGCTTACGGCGATCGCTACTCGCCACTGGCGCAGATCACCCCGGAAAACGCGCACAAACTGGTGCCGGCGTGGACCTACCGTACCGGTGACATCCCTGGCCCGAACGATCCGGGCGAGACCACCGCGGAAAACACCCCGTTGAAAGTCAACGGCATGCTCTACGTGTGCACGCCGCACAGCCAGGTGATTGCCCTGGACCCGGACACCGGCAAGGAAATCTGGCGCTTCGATCCGAAGATCAGCAGCCAGGGTGCCGAGAACTTCAAGGGTTGGGCGCACATGACCTGCCGTGGCGTGTCGTATCACGATGACGCCGTCTATGCCTCGTCGCTGAGCCCGACCGGCAGTGCCAGCCCGGCGGCCGCGCCGACGGCCTGCCCGAAACGCATTTTCGTACCGACCGCCGACACCCGTCTGATCGCCCTCAACGCCGACACCGGCAAGATGTGCGAAGACTTCGGTGATAAAGGCCAGGTCGACCTGCGTGCCAATATTGGCAGCTTCGCCCCAGGCGGTTACTACTCCACCTCGCCACCGGCCGTGACCAAGGACCTGGTGGTGATCGGCGGTCACGTGACCGACAACGTTTCCATCGACGAGCCCAGCGGCGTAATCCGCGCGTTCGACGTGCACACCGGTAAGCTGGTGTGGAACTGGGACAGCGGCAACCCGGACGACACCACACCGTTGGCCGAGGGCAAGACCTACACCCGTAACTCGCCGAACATGTGGTCCATGTTCGCCGTGGATGAAAAACTCGGCATGCTCTACCTGCCGATGGGCAACCAGATGCCTGACCAGTACGGCGGCGACCGCACCGACGATTCCGAGAAATACGCCGCCGGCCTGACCGCGCTGGACATCAACAGCGGCCACGTGAAATGGACCTTCCAGTTCACCCACCACGACCTGTGGGACATGGACGTGGGCGGCCAGCCGTCGCTGATCGATATCAAGACGCAAGCCGGCGTGAAGCAAGCCGTCATGGCGTCGACCAAGCAAGGCAGCATCTACGTGCTGGACCGCGCAACCGGCCAGCCGGTGGTGCCGATCCACGAAGTGGCGGTACCGCAGGGCGCAGTGGCGGGCGACCGCACCTCCCCTACCCAGCCCAAGTCGGACCTGAACTTCATGCCGCCACCGCTCAAAGAGCGTGACATGTGGGGCGTGACGCCGTTCGACCAGATGCTGTGCCGTATCGACTTCAAATCCCTGCGCTACGACGGCCCGTTCACCCCGCCATCGCTGCAAGGCTCGATCGTTTATCCCGGTAACTTCGGCGTGTTCGACTGGGGCGGCATCTCCGTAGACCCGGTACGTCAGATTGCCTTTGTGAACCCAAGCTACATGGCGTTCAAGTCCAAGCTCATCCCGGCGGCCGACATCGCCAAGCAAGGCCCGCGCGTCAGCGAAACCGAAGGCGTGCAGCCAAACAAAGGCGCGCCGTATGGCGTGATCCTCGAAGCCATGCTGTCGCCCATGGGCCTGCCGTGCCAGGCACCGGCCTGGGGCTACGTGGCAGCAGTCGACCTGACCACCCACAAGACCATCTGGATGCACAAGAACGGCACCGTGCGCGACAGTTCGCCGGTTCCGATCCCGTTGAGCATGGGCGTGCCTAGCCTGGGCGGCACGTTCACCACGGCCGGTGGCGTGTCCTTCCTCAGCGGCACCCTCGACCAGTACCTGCGTGCCTATGACGTGAAGAACGGCAAGCAACTGTGGGAAGGCCGTCTGCCGGCAGGCGCGCAAACCACACCGATGACCTACACCGGCAAGGACGGCAAGCAATACGTGCTGGTCATGGCGGGCGGTCACGGTTCCCTGGGTACCAAGCAGGGTGACTATGTGATGGCGTTCAAACTGCCGGATTAA
- a CDS encoding PadR family transcriptional regulator: protein MREHHPHHDGRDGFEKRPGRERGGRGPRVFAPGDLKLLLPALIAEQPCHGYDLIRRIESLFDGAYSPSPGVIYPTLTFLEESELITGDTDGGKKRYTITDAGRLFLSEQAIAVEGVRMRIDVSKRSLRGQDRPPEIHEAVHNLRHALHAHHGRWSQEEIVRVATLLNRTAQAIADGKDQ, encoded by the coding sequence ATGAGAGAGCATCACCCCCACCACGATGGCCGCGACGGCTTCGAAAAACGCCCGGGCCGCGAACGCGGTGGCCGTGGCCCCCGTGTGTTCGCGCCGGGCGATCTGAAACTGCTGCTGCCGGCGCTGATCGCCGAACAGCCGTGCCATGGCTACGACCTGATCCGCCGCATCGAAAGCCTGTTCGACGGCGCCTACAGCCCCAGCCCCGGTGTGATCTACCCGACGCTGACGTTCCTCGAAGAGAGCGAACTGATCACCGGCGACACCGACGGCGGAAAAAAACGCTACACAATCACCGACGCAGGTCGTCTGTTCTTGAGTGAGCAGGCGATTGCCGTGGAGGGCGTGCGCATGCGCATCGACGTGAGCAAACGCTCGCTGCGCGGCCAGGACCGCCCGCCGGAGATCCACGAGGCGGTGCACAACCTGCGCCATGCCCTGCACGCGCATCACGGGCGCTGGAGCCAGGAAGAAATCGTGCGTGTCGCCACGCTGCTCAATCGCACCGCTCAAGCCATTGCCGACGGGAAAGACCAATGA
- a CDS encoding CS1 type fimbrial major subunit, which translates to MFKKLAFAVPFVAAALSSSVAYAVDDARSSINIKADIPTKQFHAQPRDPNFGKDETMSYNTVSGELSSLRATFDVKNTDGSVHAYIEGGPTAASLYNGTDSIALTNIFNGVVLTASPQEVVDDPQSTPGTQADLVVRAAKPTDTQNGLYTASYTVIFDAVPR; encoded by the coding sequence ATGTTCAAGAAGCTTGCTTTCGCCGTGCCGTTCGTCGCTGCCGCCCTGAGTTCCTCGGTGGCGTACGCCGTTGACGATGCGCGTTCATCCATCAACATCAAGGCCGACATCCCTACCAAGCAATTCCACGCTCAACCACGGGACCCTAACTTCGGTAAAGATGAAACCATGAGCTACAACACCGTCAGCGGTGAGCTGAGCTCCCTGCGCGCCACCTTCGATGTGAAAAACACCGACGGTTCGGTGCATGCCTACATCGAGGGCGGTCCAACCGCTGCTTCGTTGTACAACGGCACCGACAGCATCGCGCTGACCAACATCTTCAACGGTGTCGTGCTCACCGCCTCCCCGCAGGAAGTGGTCGATGATCCTCAGTCCACCCCAGGCACCCAGGCTGACCTGGTGGTTCGCGCCGCCAAGCCGACCGATACCCAGAACGGCCTCTACACCGCCAGCTACACCGTGATCTTCGACGCCGTTCCACGTTGA
- a CDS encoding TonB-dependent receptor — MSLSSLWRLTPLAAALLICAEAHALELQPQVITGNPLGNEQLASPTTVLEGDDLTLQQKGSLGETLNKQPGVSSSYFGPGASRPIIRGQDGDRIRILRNGVGALDASSLSYDHAVPLDPVNVDRIEIVRGPAALLYGGSAIGGVVNTFDNRIPTEAIEGIHGAGELRYGGADTTRSSAGRLEAGNGTFALHLDANAREFNDLKIPGQARSRHAPATDDAPGKNGRLGNSDGRQDGGALGGSYTWDDGYAGVSYSNYDANYGSPAEQDVRIRMKQDHYAFASEIRNLQGPFTSVKIDAGYTDYEHREIEGGETGTVFKNKGYEARVEARHQPIGPLDGVVGAQVTRNEFSALGEEAFVPQTDTNAGALFILEQMQATERLKLSLGGRLEHTSVDPDAKGNARFAGAENSNAFTAGSLSSGAVYTLTPIWSLAATLGYTERAPTFYELYANGAHVATGTYELGDANLKKEKAVSSDLALRFDNGTHKGSFGVFYSRFSNYIGLLGSGRTLNDEGEEDAGGIPEYKYSGVRARFAGFEAQDHWKLGESAYGKFALELSGDYTRATNLDTGEALPRIAPLRLNSGLLWELDRWQARIDVEHAAGQGRVPDNESGTDGYTTLGASAGYRFNMGGSQWLAFVNGENLTNQTVRYASSILRDIAPAPGRSVQFGVRTTF; from the coding sequence ATGTCCCTCTCTTCTCTGTGGCGCTTGACCCCGCTTGCCGCCGCCCTGCTGATCTGCGCCGAAGCCCACGCCCTTGAGCTGCAGCCCCAAGTCATCACCGGCAACCCGCTGGGCAATGAACAGCTCGCCTCGCCAACCACCGTGCTCGAAGGCGATGACCTGACCCTGCAACAGAAGGGCAGCCTTGGCGAAACCCTGAACAAGCAGCCGGGTGTGTCGTCTTCGTACTTCGGCCCAGGCGCGAGCCGGCCGATCATTCGTGGCCAGGATGGCGACCGCATTCGCATTCTGCGCAACGGCGTGGGCGCGCTGGATGCGTCGTCGCTGTCCTACGACCATGCGGTGCCGCTGGACCCGGTCAATGTCGACCGCATTGAAATCGTGCGTGGCCCGGCGGCCTTGTTGTACGGCGGCAGCGCCATCGGCGGTGTAGTCAACACCTTCGACAACCGCATCCCCACCGAAGCCATCGAAGGCATCCACGGTGCTGGTGAATTGCGCTACGGCGGCGCCGACACCACGCGCAGCAGCGCCGGCAGGCTGGAGGCCGGCAACGGCACCTTTGCCTTGCACCTGGACGCGAATGCGCGGGAATTCAATGACCTGAAAATTCCGGGCCAGGCGCGCAGCCGCCACGCCCCGGCCACCGACGACGCCCCCGGCAAAAACGGCCGCCTGGGCAACAGCGACGGGCGCCAGGACGGCGGTGCGCTGGGCGGTTCCTACACCTGGGATGACGGTTACGCCGGCGTGTCCTACAGCAACTATGATGCGAACTACGGCTCTCCGGCCGAGCAGGATGTACGCATCCGCATGAAACAGGATCACTACGCCTTCGCGTCAGAAATCCGCAACCTGCAAGGCCCGTTTACGTCGGTGAAGATCGACGCTGGCTACACCGATTACGAACACCGCGAAATCGAAGGCGGCGAAACCGGCACGGTGTTCAAGAACAAGGGCTATGAAGCGCGTGTGGAGGCGCGTCACCAGCCGATCGGCCCGCTAGACGGCGTCGTCGGCGCCCAGGTGACCCGTAACGAGTTCTCGGCCCTGGGCGAAGAAGCCTTCGTGCCGCAGACCGACACCAACGCCGGCGCGCTGTTTATCCTCGAACAGATGCAAGCCACCGAGCGCCTGAAACTCAGCCTCGGCGGGCGCCTGGAACACACCAGCGTCGACCCGGACGCCAAGGGCAACGCGCGCTTTGCCGGGGCCGAGAACAGCAATGCGTTCACCGCCGGCAGCCTGTCGTCGGGCGCCGTCTACACGCTCACACCTATCTGGTCCCTGGCTGCGACCCTGGGCTACACCGAACGCGCGCCCACCTTTTATGAGCTGTATGCCAACGGCGCCCACGTCGCCACCGGCACCTATGAACTGGGCGACGCGAATCTGAAGAAAGAAAAAGCCGTGTCCAGCGACCTGGCCCTGCGCTTTGACAATGGCACGCACAAAGGCAGTTTCGGCGTGTTCTACAGCCGCTTCTCCAATTACATCGGCTTGCTGGGCAGCGGTCGTACGCTCAACGATGAAGGCGAGGAAGACGCAGGCGGTATTCCCGAATACAAATACTCTGGCGTGCGTGCACGTTTCGCCGGTTTTGAAGCCCAGGATCACTGGAAACTCGGCGAAAGCGCCTACGGCAAATTTGCACTTGAACTGTCGGGCGACTACACCCGCGCCACCAACCTGGACACCGGCGAAGCCCTGCCGCGGATTGCTCCGCTGCGTTTGAACAGCGGCTTGCTGTGGGAACTGGACCGCTGGCAGGCACGCATCGACGTGGAACACGCCGCCGGCCAGGGCCGCGTACCGGATAACGAGAGCGGCACGGATGGCTACACCACTTTGGGGGCGAGCGCGGGGTATCGCTTCAACATGGGCGGCAGTCAATGGCTGGCGTTCGTCAATGGTGAAAACCTGACCAACCAGACTGTGCGGTACGCCAGCTCGATCCTGCGGGACATCGCGCCGGCGCCAGGCAGAAGCGTGCAGTTTGGCGTGCGCACCACGTTCTAA
- a CDS encoding siderophore-interacting protein encodes MTTDTIHRVTHEIKRRRLEVLRVVDITPRMRRVTLGGPELAGFISLGSDDHIKLLFPQNAAEQAALESPTFSIKGDGPQPPMRDYTPRRYDPSSGELDIDFVLHGDGPASTWAEQVQVGQHLHIGGPRGSMIVPDIFDSYWLIGDETALPAIARRLEELPAGRRVLAVIEIANAAEQQPLHSAADVEVIWVIRGQDDLLETVRKLTPPGGVLYCFVATETRRSRQVRRVLLDTHKVNEEYLKAVGYWRAEGSEEE; translated from the coding sequence ATGACCACAGACACCATCCACCGCGTTACCCACGAAATCAAACGTCGCCGCCTCGAAGTGCTACGGGTGGTGGACATCACGCCACGCATGCGCCGCGTCACGCTGGGCGGGCCGGAACTGGCGGGGTTTATCAGCCTGGGCAGTGACGATCACATCAAGCTGCTGTTCCCGCAGAACGCCGCCGAACAGGCCGCGCTGGAGAGCCCGACCTTCAGCATCAAGGGCGATGGCCCGCAGCCGCCCATGCGTGACTACACGCCGCGCCGTTATGACCCGAGCAGCGGTGAGCTGGACATCGACTTCGTGCTGCACGGCGATGGCCCCGCTTCCACCTGGGCCGAGCAGGTGCAGGTCGGCCAGCACCTGCACATCGGCGGCCCGCGCGGCTCGATGATCGTGCCGGATATCTTCGACAGCTATTGGCTGATCGGCGATGAAACCGCCCTGCCCGCCATTGCCCGGCGCCTGGAAGAATTGCCGGCGGGGCGCCGGGTCCTGGCCGTGATTGAAATTGCCAATGCGGCCGAGCAACAGCCCCTGCACAGTGCCGCCGATGTGGAAGTGATCTGGGTGATACGCGGCCAGGATGACCTGCTCGAAACGGTGCGCAAGCTGACACCGCCCGGCGGTGTGTTGTACTGCTTCGTGGCGACCGAAACCAGACGCTCGCGCCAGGTGCGCCGCGTGCTGCTGGACACTCACAAGGTCAACGAGGAATACCTCAAGGCGGTGGGCTACTGGCGGGCCGAGGGCAGCGAAGAAGAATAG
- a CDS encoding CS1-pili formation C-terminal domain-containing protein produces MFSKTPIAGALALLLCASAWAAPTAPGTTPGSLLSQSEGLPKDFEQHFFDVPLAVRVELDQQFLGEAMIVLGRDDKITLLEFTDIGDSNFTAADRDTWQQLLQQGMPLGGCETSCPAQLLAVHYSLENSLVSILTENIERNTDIKRYYDLPEAGSHGLIINNQLNLTGGEREELGGRYGLEASASLGNWTQALNLQLSRFGGTDTTLYHAVHELYTQRELEGNFLRLGYFTPGSDGLTRQIRSFGASPDTAVGVMYGSSDSLLINNPKPSVYPIYVTASRQAVVEIYRNGLLINAQPVAAGLQTLDTRPLPGGIYEVEVRLVEDGFTTSTTQELVYKPNNWRNADERWRYSTFVGRETKLLSNWEEQSSGFITYGAGVNYLAHPRVILGLSTRKVREMMQYGTSIDWTLASSASVYANVYQTQDHGTGLDLQGMYSYGHGSIVLSHNRSWLDTTRTFEILPDGTRLRSRTVFVGRTSNSSLSVNHRLSNKSSVSARLSHSQGNIEGVGLDLGWNQRGTLFGSDANWRLSVFDRPATASTGDTRNRGIDLSVSLALGAPGEQWSASLGTRTARDGSRDNNGSLTYQKTLEGHLLQSVSATATADTYGVGLAGRASFQSDAVYGDTFVQRSSYTERLSGGLNLSSTVAVGAQKAVLSSQHHTGGAGMIVDVETDLDNITLRADDLAGGSAKLRPGRNYVPITAYKNSTLSFDFEGNHPPAANIQPTRTNYHLNKGGVDYRKISVMKTVTVLGRLLDAQGKPLKGHHVINHASRAVSEVDGFFSMEMNAGAPTLEVRYANTLLCQFRLDPSKARQESDVLLICDLRCTPDTLADVATTDRAAG; encoded by the coding sequence ATGTTTTCGAAGACGCCGATTGCGGGCGCGCTCGCGCTATTGCTGTGCGCCAGTGCCTGGGCCGCGCCGACGGCGCCCGGCACGACGCCGGGCAGCCTGCTGTCTCAATCCGAAGGGTTGCCCAAGGATTTTGAACAACACTTTTTTGATGTGCCCCTCGCGGTGCGTGTTGAACTCGATCAGCAGTTTCTTGGCGAAGCCATGATTGTGCTGGGCCGTGACGATAAGATCACCTTGTTGGAGTTCACCGATATCGGCGACAGCAACTTCACAGCCGCCGACCGCGACACCTGGCAGCAACTGCTGCAACAAGGCATGCCCTTGGGCGGTTGCGAAACAAGTTGCCCTGCCCAACTGCTGGCGGTGCACTACAGCCTGGAAAATTCCCTGGTGTCGATCCTCACCGAGAACATCGAACGCAACACCGATATCAAGCGTTACTACGATTTGCCCGAAGCCGGTAGCCATGGGTTGATCATTAATAACCAATTGAACCTCACCGGCGGCGAGCGGGAAGAACTGGGCGGCCGGTATGGCCTGGAAGCCAGCGCCAGCCTGGGTAACTGGACCCAGGCGTTGAACCTGCAACTGTCGCGCTTTGGCGGCACTGACACCACGCTTTATCACGCGGTGCACGAGCTTTATACCCAGCGCGAGCTGGAAGGCAACTTCCTGCGCCTGGGCTATTTCACCCCCGGTTCCGACGGTTTGACGCGCCAGATCCGTTCATTCGGCGCCAGCCCCGACACGGCGGTGGGTGTGATGTACGGCAGCTCCGACAGCCTGCTGATCAACAACCCCAAGCCAAGCGTCTACCCGATTTACGTCACCGCCAGCCGCCAGGCGGTGGTGGAAATCTACCGCAACGGCCTGCTGATCAATGCCCAGCCGGTCGCCGCCGGTTTGCAGACCCTCGACACCCGGCCACTGCCCGGCGGTATCTACGAAGTGGAAGTGCGCCTGGTCGAAGACGGCTTTACCACCTCCACCACCCAGGAGCTGGTGTACAAGCCCAACAACTGGCGCAACGCCGACGAACGCTGGCGCTACAGCACCTTTGTCGGGCGCGAGACCAAGCTGCTCAGCAACTGGGAAGAACAGAGCAGCGGGTTCATCACCTACGGCGCGGGCGTCAACTACCTGGCCCACCCGCGCGTGATCCTTGGCCTGTCGACCCGCAAAGTGCGGGAAATGATGCAATACGGCACGTCCATCGACTGGACCCTGGCCAGTTCCGCCAGCGTGTATGCCAACGTCTACCAGACCCAGGACCACGGCACCGGTCTGGACCTGCAAGGCATGTACAGCTATGGCCACGGCAGCATCGTGCTCAGCCACAACCGCAGCTGGCTCGACACCACGCGCACCTTTGAAATCCTGCCCGACGGCACCCGCCTGCGTTCGCGCACGGTCTTCGTAGGGCGCACGAGCAACTCCTCGTTGTCGGTCAACCATCGTTTGAGCAACAAGAGTTCGGTCAGTGCGCGGCTGTCCCACAGCCAGGGCAACATCGAAGGCGTAGGCCTGGACCTGGGCTGGAACCAGCGCGGCACCCTGTTCGGCAGTGATGCGAACTGGCGCCTGTCGGTGTTCGACCGTCCGGCCACGGCCAGCACCGGCGACACTCGCAACCGCGGCATCGACCTCAGCGTCAGCCTGGCCCTCGGCGCGCCGGGCGAGCAATGGTCGGCCAGCCTCGGCACGCGCACCGCGCGCGACGGCAGCCGCGACAACAACGGCTCGCTGACCTACCAGAAAACCCTCGAAGGTCACCTGCTGCAAAGCGTCTCCGCCACAGCCACCGCCGACACCTACGGCGTGGGCCTGGCCGGGCGCGCGAGCTTCCAGAGCGATGCGGTATACGGCGACACCTTCGTGCAGCGTTCCTCCTACACCGAACGCCTCAGCGGCGGCCTGAACCTGAGCAGCACGGTGGCCGTGGGCGCGCAGAAAGCCGTGCTCAGCAGCCAGCACCACACCGGCGGCGCGGGGATGATCGTCGACGTGGAAACCGACCTCGACAACATCACCCTGCGCGCCGACGACCTGGCCGGCGGCAGCGCCAAACTGCGCCCCGGGCGTAACTACGTGCCGATCACCGCCTACAAGAACAGCACCCTGAGTTTCGACTTCGAAGGCAACCATCCGCCGGCCGCCAACATCCAGCCGACCCGGACCAACTACCACCTGAACAAGGGGGGCGTGGACTACCGCAAGATCAGCGTGATGAAAACCGTGACCGTGCTCGGGCGCCTGCTCGACGCCCAGGGCAAGCCGCTCAAGGGCCACCACGTGATCAACCACGCCAGCCGCGCGGTCAGCGAGGTCGATGGGTTCTTCTCGATGGAAATGAACGCCGGCGCGCCGACCCTCGAAGTGCGCTACGCCAACACCCTGCTGTGCCAATTCCGCCTCGACCCGAGCAAGGCGCGCCAGGAAAGCGATGTGCTGTTGATCTGCGACCTGCGCTGTACGCCGGATACGTTGGCGGATGTGGCGACCACTGACCGGGCGGCGGGCTGA
- a CDS encoding group I truncated hemoglobin, whose translation MRWLPVCLLLLLSACAQQPPKDDSLYRDLGALPGITRIVEGMLLNIARDARIVERFRRVDIQRLRSKLIEQFCVEAGGPCTYTGDSMAESHKGQKVSRSDFNALVEDLIKAMDAEGIAVPVQNRLIARLAAMRGEVIEH comes from the coding sequence ATGCGCTGGTTACCGGTTTGCCTGCTGCTGTTGCTCAGTGCCTGCGCCCAACAGCCGCCCAAGGACGACAGCCTCTATCGCGACCTCGGCGCCCTGCCGGGGATCACCCGTATCGTCGAGGGCATGTTGCTCAACATTGCCCGGGACGCGCGCATCGTCGAACGCTTCCGGCGCGTCGATATCCAGCGCCTGCGCAGCAAGCTGATTGAGCAGTTCTGTGTCGAGGCGGGTGGACCGTGCACTTACACCGGCGACAGCATGGCCGAGAGCCATAAGGGCCAGAAGGTGAGCCGCAGTGACTTCAATGCGCTGGTGGAAGACTTGATCAAGGCGATGGATGCCGAGGGCATAGCGGTGCCGGTGCAGAACCGCCTGATCGCCCGGTTGGCGGCGATGCGCGGTGAAGTGATCGAACACTGA
- a CDS encoding Pr6Pr family membrane protein, with protein MKRFAAATALAGWAGLAIQQYLIFYSRWESGASLLGGLINFFSFFTVLTNTLAMVVLSYAWVERDSAAKRFFGGPVISSGIAVSILVVGLAYNLLLRHLWQPEGFQFIADELLHDVMPVLFFIYWWRCVPKGSLRLKHIAGWVVYPLVYFGYALLRGDLLGQYQYPFIDVLTLGYPQVFVNAGGILAGFVVIALAVVSLDTFLKRAR; from the coding sequence ATGAAGCGGTTTGCAGCGGCAACCGCCCTGGCCGGTTGGGCGGGGTTGGCGATTCAGCAGTACCTGATTTTTTATTCGCGCTGGGAGTCCGGCGCCAGCCTGCTCGGCGGACTGATCAATTTTTTCAGCTTCTTTACCGTGCTCACCAACACCCTGGCGATGGTGGTGTTGAGCTATGCGTGGGTGGAACGCGACAGCGCGGCGAAACGGTTTTTCGGCGGGCCGGTCATCAGCAGCGGCATCGCCGTGAGCATCCTGGTGGTCGGCCTGGCCTACAATCTGCTGCTGCGCCATTTGTGGCAACCCGAAGGCTTTCAATTCATCGCCGATGAGTTGCTGCACGACGTCATGCCGGTGCTGTTTTTTATCTACTGGTGGCGGTGCGTACCCAAGGGCAGCTTGCGGCTCAAGCACATTGCCGGCTGGGTGGTTTACCCGCTGGTGTACTTCGGTTATGCGCTGCTGCGTGGGGATTTGCTCGGGCAGTATCAGTACCCGTTCATCGATGTCCTGACGCTGGGTTATCCACAAGTGTTCGTGAATGCCGGAGGGATTTTGGCGGGGTTTGTGGTGATTGCATTGGCCGTTGTAAGCCTCGACACATTCCTGAAACGAGCACGTTAA
- a CDS encoding VF530 family protein → MTATNNDPLHGVTLQHVLTTLVEHYEWAGLAERIDVRCFKSDPSIKSSLTFLRKTPWAREKVEGLYVKLMRTKRPLD, encoded by the coding sequence ATGACCGCGACAAACAACGACCCACTCCACGGCGTAACCCTGCAGCACGTCCTCACCACCCTGGTTGAGCATTACGAATGGGCGGGCCTTGCCGAGCGCATTGATGTGCGCTGTTTCAAGAGCGACCCGAGCATCAAGTCGAGCCTGACCTTCCTGCGCAAAACCCCTTGGGCGCGGGAAAAAGTCGAAGGCTTGTATGTCAAGCTGATGCGCACCAAACGCCCGCTGGACTGA